GCGCGGGGATTGGCCTCGATCACATAGAGGGTGTTGGCCATGAAGGCATACTGAACATTGATCAGTCCCTGGACCCCACAACCCTGGGCTATTGCCAATGTAGCCTGCCGCAACCGGTTGATCTGGTCGTCAGAGAGAGTCGATGGTGGCAGGGTGCATGCAGCATCCCCGGAGTGGACCCCAGCCTCCTCCACATGCTCCATGATCCCGCCGATGTAGAGTTCTTGCCCATCATAGAGGGCATCCACATCGATCTCGATGGCATCCTGAAGGAACTTGTCAATCAGCAGGGGCGAGGGCAGGCGGCCAGAGACCACCGTATCGGCCTTGGCCTCCTCCAGGGCGCGATCCACGTAGGTGGCCAGTTGCTGATCGTCATAGACAATCTCCATGCCTCGTCCGCCCAGCACATAGGAGGGCCTGACCAGAACCGGGTAACCGATGGCATGGGCCGCATCTCTGGCTTCATCCAGGGAAAGGGCGGTGCCGTACCGAGGAGCGTTCAGATGCTCCTTGCTGAGCACCTGACCGAAGAGCTCGCGGTTCTCAGCCAGGTCGATGGACTCGGGGCTGGTCCCCAGGATGGGTACCCCGGCGGCCTTGAGCCTGGCCGCCAGGGAGAGGGGCGTCTGTCCGCCCAGCTGGACGATGACCCCTTTGACAGGTCCCATGGCCTTCTCGGCCCGGTAGATCTCCAGAACGTCCTCGAAGGTCAACGGCTCGAAATAGAGCCTGTCCGACATGTCATAGTCGGTGGAGACCGTCTCGGGATTGCAATTGACCATGATGGTGTCATAGTCCTTGCCCAGCTCCTGGACGGCGTGCACGCAGGTGTAGTCGAACTCGACCCCCTGGCCGATCCGGTTGGGACCCGAGCCCAGGATGATGACCGCCTCGCGCTGCCGGGGTCGCAGCTCGGACTCGTCGGCATAGCAGGAGTAGTAGTAGGGCGTGACGGCATCGAACTCGGCTGCGCAGGTGTCCACAGTTTTGTAGACAGGATGAAGACCGAAGGCCCAGCGCAGCTCCCTGACGACTGCCTCGCCCTGGTCGCCCATACCGCGCAGGTGGGCGATCTGCAGATCGCTCAGTCCCGATTGCTTGGCCCGACGCAGCAGGTCTTCGTCCAGAACCTCGGACTGGCGCACCTGAAGGGCCAGGTCATTGATCATGCTGATCTGCTCCAGGAACCAGGGGTCGATCCTGGTGGCCTGGTGAACCTGTTCCACAGTGGCTCCGCCCCAGAAGGCCCGCTGAATCTGCAGGTAGCGATGCTCGGTAGGGGTGTGCATGGCCTCCAGCAACCGATCCGTTTCGGCCTGGTCGGGCCGGGGGCCATCCCAGGAGAAGGTCATGTGCCGCTTGTCGATGGAGCGCATGGCCTTGCCCAGGGATTCACAGAAGTTTCCGGCCAGCGCCATGGCCTCGCCCACAGACTTCATCGAGGTGGTCAGGGTCGTATCCGCCCCGGGGAATTTCTCGAAGGTGAAGCGCGGGATCTTGGTGACCACATAGTCGATGGTCGGTTCGAAGGAGGCGGGCGTTGATCGGGTGATGTCGTTCTCGATCTCATCCAGGGTGTATCCCAGGGCCAGTTTGACCGCAATCTTGGCGATGGGGAAGCCGGTGGCCTTGGAAGCCAGGGCCGAAGAACGCGAAACCCGGGGATTCATTTCGATGACGATGATCCGACCGTTCTCCGGATTGACGGCGAACTGGATATTGCATCCGCCCGTGTCCACCCCAACGCCGCGGATGATGGCGATGCCGATGTCGCGCATGCGCTGATACTCCCGGTCAGTCAGCGTGAAGACCGGGGCCACGGTGATTGAGTCACCGGTGTGCACGCCGACCGGATCCACATTCTCGATGGGGCAGACCACAACCACATTGTCCAGGCGGTCGCGCATGAGCTCCAGCTCATACTCCTTCCACCCTTCGATGCCCTCCTCCAGAAGGATCTCATCGGTGGGCGAATAGTGGATGCCCGCACCGGCGATCCGCCTCAGCTCCTCGCGATCATGCGCGATGCCCGAGCCCAGGCCGCCCATGGTGAAGGATGGGCGAACGACCAGGGGGTAGCCCAGTTCGCCGGCTACCGCCTCGGCCTCATCCAGGCTGTGGGCGATGCGGGACCTGGCTGATTCGGCACCGGCCTGGTCCACCACCTGCTTGAAGAGCTCACGGTCCTCTCCCCTGTCGATGGCCTCCAGCGAAGCGCCGATCAACTCAACCCCGTAGCGCTCCAGCACGCCATCCTTGCCCAGCTCCACGGCCGCATTCAGCGCGGTCTGGCCACCCAGGGTAGGAAGGAGGGCATCGGGCCGCTCTTTGGCGATGATCCGCTCCAGGAAAGGCAGGGCGATGGGCTCGATGTAGGTGGCATCGGCCATCTCGGGGTCCGTCATGATGGTGGCGGGATTGGAATTGACCAGGATGACGCGAATCCCCTCTTCGCGCAGCACCCGGCAGGCCTGGGTCCCCGAATAGTCGAACTCGGCCGCCTGCCCGATGACGATGGGTCCCGAGCCGATGACCATGACCGAATGGATGTCCTGCCGCTTAGGCATGTGCCTTCCCTTCCTTGGCGTCCTGCATCAAAGTGACGAACCTGTCAAACAGATAGGAGGCATCATGCGGACCAGCCGCCGCCTCCGGATGGTATTGGACGGAGAAGGCCGGAATATCCAGGCACTCCAGACCCTCGACCACTCCGTCGTTGAGATCGACATGAGAGACCCGGACTCGACCATACCGGCCTTCACCATAGGGCGAAGGCACCGGGTCCCCCTTGGGCGCCTTGACTGCGAATCCGTGATTATGGGCGGTGATCTCAACCTTCCCGGTGCTCAAATCCATGACCGGCTGGTTGATGCCGCGATGACCGAATTTCAGCTTATAGGTCTCGAAACCCAGGGCACGGCCCAGAAGCTGGTTGCCCAGGCAGATGCCGAAGAATGGCAGTCCGGCATCCAGAACCTGTCTGAGGAGCGACACCTCTCCGTTTGCGGTCGATGGATCGCCTGGACCGTTGGAGAAGAAAACCCCGTCAGGCCCCAGGGCCTGTATCTGCTCGATAGTGGTGTCCACGGGAAGTACGTGGACCCTGCACCCGCGCTCAGCCAGCCTGTGAGGGGTCATTGACTTGATTCCCAAATCCACCGCCGCCACCGTGCAGACGGGCTCGCTCCCCTGACGATCTCCGGTTGGTTCGACGATATAGGGCCTGTCCGTGCTGACCTCGCCGGTCAGGTGGGATCCACTCATCTGGGGGGCCGAACGGACCTGGTCAAGGAGTTCCTGCATGGTTCCAGGCCTGCCGCCGTCGTTGAACATTGTCTCCGGGCCTGAAAAAATGCCGGCCCGCATGACACCTGCAGAACGCAAGTGCCGCACGAGCCGGCGGGTGTCTATATGACTGATACCGACAATGCCCTGATCGACCAGATGGTCGTGGAGGCTGCCCCGGGCCCGCCAGTTGCTGAAGTCGGGGCTGGGTTCCCGGACCACATACCCTGCCACCCAAATCCTGTCCGACTCCCCGTCCTGGTCGTTGACACCGGTATTACCGATGTGGGGGAAGGTCTGCACAACGATCTGCCGTGCATAGCTGGGATCCGTCAGGGTTTCCTGATATCCCGTCATTCCGGTCGAGAAAACAATTTCACCTATGGTAGTGCCCACCGCTCCGAAGGCTCTCCCCACGTACACTTCCCCATCCTCAAGGATGAGCAAGGCCCGATTGGAGAAACGGCTATCGGAGGTGATGGTGTTGGTGTCTTTCAGGTTCACCGAACCCCCTTGATTACCGCGGATATTCGCACCCATATTAATGACCCCCATGGATTATGCCGGTCGAATCATCCAAAAGACCGTTGGGTAAATTTCGCAGGATAGACTGCATGTCAACCAGTCCGGATATGGCAAAAGGCCGACCTGATGCCCTAACAGCCAGAGGACATCGGTCGGCCTTTATTCGGATCATTGCTCAGTCGGCTGAAGGACGATCCGCGTCGGGTGTCAGTTCATCCGGTAAGGTCAGTTTCAGCTGGTCCAAACTTTGGGCCGACTGGTCGACCGCATGGTCAAGAACCTGGTCGGAATCGGAGTCCTCTCCAGCAGATCCCCTCGCTACCGATTCCGACTCGCTGCCAGCATAGGCGGACTTTGAGGAGGCAGGCTCGGGATCCGCAACCCCTGCTTTTGCACCGTCGGATTCATCATCAGAAACGACCGCATCGGCTTCGGCATCAGCCAAGGCGGCAATCCGATCGGCTTGTTCACGACGAGCCTGATGCTCATCCTTCTCCTGCTCCAGGGCGCTCAGAACGCCATGGATGAAGGAGGGAGCATCGGCATCCGACAGTGTCTTGGCCAAGGACAGAGCCTCATCGATGGCCACCTTGTCGGGGACGTCAGGGTTGTAGAGCATCTCCCAGGCGGCGATACGCAGAATGTTGCGGTCGATGGCGTGCATGCGGCTCAGCGGCCACCGGGTGGAATGGGTCTGTAGGGACCCATCGATATCTCGACGGTGCTCTGCGACGCCCTCAACGATGGTCACGGCATAGGCGGGCAGAGGTGTCTGCGCCCCCGGCCGAGCCTTGCGCTCCTCCAGCAGGGAGAGGAAATCCTGGCTCTTCTCATCGGCCTCATACAGGGTGTTCAAGGCCCGCTTGCGGGCTGTGGAACGTGCCATGGATGTGTGGTTTCCGCCTTGCTCAGTTCTCGCGGCCCAGGTAGGAGCCGTCGCGGGTATCCACCTTGACCTTCTCGCCCTCGCCTACGAAGAGGGGCACCTGGATCTCGGCCCCGGTCTCCACAGTTGCGGGCTTGGTGCCGGCGTTGGAGCGGTTGCCCTGGACGCCTGGCTCGGTTGCAGTCACGGTCAGCACCACGGACGCAGGCAACTCCACAGACAGGGGGTTGCCATCATGGAAGCTGATAATGCAGTCGGTGCCCTCAAGCAGGAAGCGCTCCTGATCACCGACCAGGGCCTCGGGGATGTTGACCTGCTCGTAGGTGTTCATGTCCATGAAGACGAAGGAATCGCCGTCCCGGTAGGAGTACTGCATGGTCCGGTTGTCCACGGTCTCGAAGTCCATCTTCATGCCCGCATTGAAGGTGCGGTCCACAATCTTGCCCGAAAGGACGTCCTTGATGGTCGTACGAACAAAGGCAGGCCCCTTGCCCGGCTTGACGTGCTGGAACTTGATGACAGTCCAAAGCTTGCCATCCAGATTGATGACCGATCCGTTCTTGATGTCGTTGGAAGTCTGTGCCACCTTGATACCACCTCATTCTGATGAACGTTCCTTCGGAGGGCTCTAAGCCATCTGCCGAAAGCACCGGGCCACACAGGATCCGGCCCGCTCGCGATAAATCCTCGCCTATTATGCCACGGCGCATGAACACCGTGGATGGTCCGGCTGCGAAGCCCGCCGGATATGGGCGGGGCCCGGAATCACAGATAGGATTCCGGGCCCCGTCATTGGATCGTGTCGACAAGCGACAGGCAATCCTACTCGATGATCTTGGTGACTCGACCTGAGCCGACCGTGTGGCCGCCTTCACGAACAGCGAAGGTCAGGCCCTCCTCCATGGCGACGGGCTGGATCAGCTCGACGGAGAAGGTGGCGTGATCGCCGGGCTGAACCATCTCCACGCCCTCGGGCAGGGTGATGACGCCGGTGACGTCGGTGGTCCGGAAGTAGAACTGCGGACGGTAGTTGGAGAAGAACGGCGAGTGGCGTCCGCCCTCGTCCTTGGTCAGCACGTAGACCTCACCCTCGAACTTGTGGTGAGGGGTCACGGTGCCGGGAGCAGCCACGACCTGGCCGCGCTCGACATCCTCACGGCCGATGCCGCGCAGCAGCAGACCGGTGTTGTCGCCAGCCTCGGCCTCGTCCATCTGCTTGTGGAAGGTCTCGATGGAGGTGACGGTGGTGGACTGGGTGTCCCGCAGACCGACGATCTCCACGTTGGTGTTCACGGGCAGCTTGCCGCGCTCGACACGGCCGGTCACCACGGTGCCACGGCCGGAGATGGTGAAGACATCCTCGATGGGCATCAGGAAGGGCTTGTCCAGGTCGTGGACAGGGGTGGGGATGTAGTCGTCGACGGCATCCATGAGGTCCTTGATGGTCTGGACCCACTTGTCGTGGTCTGGGGCATCGTCATGCAGGGCGCCGTAGGCGGAGGTGCGGATGACTGGGCAGTCACGGTCGAAGCCGTTCTCATCCAACAGATCGCGGACTTCCTCCTCGACCAGCTCGATCAGCTCTTCGTCGTCGACCATGTCACACTTGTTCAGAGCGACCAGGATCTTCGGCACGCCGACCTGGCGGGCCAGCAGCACGTGCTCGCGAGTCTGGGCCATGGGGCCGTCAGTGGCGGCGACCACCAGGATGGCGCCATCCATCTGAGCGGCGCCGGTGATCATGTTCTTGACGAAGTCGGCGTGTCCGGGGCAGTCCACGTGGGCGTAATGGCGCTTTGCAGTCTGGTACTCGATGTGCGCGATGTTGATGGTGATGCCGCGCTCCTTCTCCTCGGGAGCGGCATCGATCTGAGCGAAATCGTACTCGGGGTTGACGTCCGGGTACTCCTCATGCAGCACCTTGGAGATGGCCGCGGTCAGGGTGGTCTTGCCGTGATCGACGTGGCCGATGGTGCCAATGTTAACGTGCGGCTTGGTCCGCTCGTACTTTTCCTTTGCCATTGTGTTTTGTCCTCCTGGACGTCTCGTAGGTTGCCTGCGCGAACCACGCACAGAGCACTCGCTACATATTACTGGGTTATCAGGTTCTTTGCCACTTTTGCCCTCCGCCCAGTCAGCGCTACAAGAGTGTAACGCCGACTTGTGACAGAAGAGCCTTTTTGCGGCGGCCCGCCGTGGCGGCGGACCGGACCGGCATTACTCGCCCCGCTGGGCCTTGATGATCTCGTCGCTGACGGCCTTGGGGACCTCAGCATAGGAGTCCATCTGCATGGTGAACATGGCGCGTCCCTGGGTCTTGGACCTGAGGTCGCCGATGTAGCCGAACATCTCCGACAGGGGCACCTTGGCGTCGATGACCTTGACGCCGGTGGCGTCGGTCATGGACTGGATGGAGCCACGACGGGAGTTGATGTCGCCCATGACGTCGCCCATGTACTCCTCGGGGGTACGGACCTCGACAGCCATGATGGGCTCGAGGATGACGGGCTTTGCCTTGGGAGCAGCCTCCTTGAAGCACATGGAGCCGGCAATCTTGAAGGCCATTTCCGAAGAGTCGACCTCGTGGATCTGGCCATCGGTCAGGGTCGCCTTGACGCCCACGACCGGGAAGCCTGCCAGCACACCGGACTCCATGGCCTCCTGTACGCCCGCATCGACC
The window above is part of the Bifidobacterium asteroides DSM 20089 genome. Proteins encoded here:
- the carB gene encoding carbamoyl-phosphate synthase large subunit; its protein translation is MPKRQDIHSVMVIGSGPIVIGQAAEFDYSGTQACRVLREEGIRVILVNSNPATIMTDPEMADATYIEPIALPFLERIIAKERPDALLPTLGGQTALNAAVELGKDGVLERYGVELIGASLEAIDRGEDRELFKQVVDQAGAESARSRIAHSLDEAEAVAGELGYPLVVRPSFTMGGLGSGIAHDREELRRIAGAGIHYSPTDEILLEEGIEGWKEYELELMRDRLDNVVVVCPIENVDPVGVHTGDSITVAPVFTLTDREYQRMRDIGIAIIRGVGVDTGGCNIQFAVNPENGRIIVIEMNPRVSRSSALASKATGFPIAKIAVKLALGYTLDEIENDITRSTPASFEPTIDYVVTKIPRFTFEKFPGADTTLTTSMKSVGEAMALAGNFCESLGKAMRSIDKRHMTFSWDGPRPDQAETDRLLEAMHTPTEHRYLQIQRAFWGGATVEQVHQATRIDPWFLEQISMINDLALQVRQSEVLDEDLLRRAKQSGLSDLQIAHLRGMGDQGEAVVRELRWAFGLHPVYKTVDTCAAEFDAVTPYYYSCYADESELRPRQREAVIILGSGPNRIGQGVEFDYTCVHAVQELGKDYDTIMVNCNPETVSTDYDMSDRLYFEPLTFEDVLEIYRAEKAMGPVKGVIVQLGGQTPLSLAARLKAAGVPILGTSPESIDLAENRELFGQVLSKEHLNAPRYGTALSLDEARDAAHAIGYPVLVRPSYVLGGRGMEIVYDDQQLATYVDRALEEAKADTVVSGRLPSPLLIDKFLQDAIEIDVDALYDGQELYIGGIMEHVEEAGVHSGDAACTLPPSTLSDDQINRLRQATLAIAQGCGVQGLINVQYAFMANTLYVIEANPRASRTVPFASKATGTALAKAAARIMVGETIEQQRANGLLLPVGDGGMVRVGQPVAVKESVLPFKRFRTPVGRTVDILLGPEMRSTGEVMGFDRDFPHAFAKSQLAAYQGGLPAGGVAFLSVNDADKRQLPMLAARLLDQGFSICATSGTASVLRRYGFDVAVVDKISDGEEQGQAFTDADGVRHMGRNPVQLIEDGAIDMILNTPSSRGSRSDGYLIRVAAIAADLPQFTTITEFSAALMAIDVVKKDDYEVMSIQEHAARLLELEKAR
- the efp gene encoding elongation factor P — encoded protein: MAQTSNDIKNGSVINLDGKLWTVIKFQHVKPGKGPAFVRTTIKDVLSGKIVDRTFNAGMKMDFETVDNRTMQYSYRDGDSFVFMDMNTYEQVNIPEALVGDQERFLLEGTDCIISFHDGNPLSVELPASVVLTVTATEPGVQGNRSNAGTKPATVETGAEIQVPLFVGEGEKVKVDTRDGSYLGREN
- the tuf gene encoding elongation factor Tu, which gives rise to MAKEKYERTKPHVNIGTIGHVDHGKTTLTAAISKVLHEEYPDVNPEYDFAQIDAAPEEKERGITINIAHIEYQTAKRHYAHVDCPGHADFVKNMITGAAQMDGAILVVAATDGPMAQTREHVLLARQVGVPKILVALNKCDMVDDEELIELVEEEVRDLLDENGFDRDCPVIRTSAYGALHDDAPDHDKWVQTIKDLMDAVDDYIPTPVHDLDKPFLMPIEDVFTISGRGTVVTGRVERGKLPVNTNVEIVGLRDTQSTTVTSIETFHKQMDEAEAGDNTGLLLRGIGREDVERGQVVAAPGTVTPHHKFEGEVYVLTKDEGGRHSPFFSNYRPQFYFRTTDVTGVITLPEGVEMVQPGDHATFSVELIQPVAMEEGLTFAVREGGHTVGSGRVTKIIE
- the carA gene encoding glutamine-hydrolyzing carbamoyl-phosphate synthase small subunit, with protein sequence MNLKDTNTITSDSRFSNRALLILEDGEVYVGRAFGAVGTTIGEIVFSTGMTGYQETLTDPSYARQIVVQTFPHIGNTGVNDQDGESDRIWVAGYVVREPSPDFSNWRARGSLHDHLVDQGIVGISHIDTRRLVRHLRSAGVMRAGIFSGPETMFNDGGRPGTMQELLDQVRSAPQMSGSHLTGEVSTDRPYIVEPTGDRQGSEPVCTVAAVDLGIKSMTPHRLAERGCRVHVLPVDTTIEQIQALGPDGVFFSNGPGDPSTANGEVSLLRQVLDAGLPFFGICLGNQLLGRALGFETYKLKFGHRGINQPVMDLSTGKVEITAHNHGFAVKAPKGDPVPSPYGEGRYGRVRVSHVDLNDGVVEGLECLDIPAFSVQYHPEAAAGPHDASYLFDRFVTLMQDAKEGKAHA